Genomic DNA from Brassica rapa cultivar Chiifu-401-42 chromosome A04, CAAS_Brap_v3.01, whole genome shotgun sequence:
GAAGCTTCACATTCTCAACATAGTTGAGAGTGAGACGGATGTCGACATCTTTACCCTGAAAGGCTTCAATTCCTTGGACTCCAACTTTTGTGATCCTCTTGCTCTCGACATTGTAGTATATGACATAGGAATGCACGTCTCGGTTGCACGCGGAAAGTACGATTTCACTTGTACCAACCATTCCATCAATACACATGGTCTCTATAACCATATCTTTCCACAAAAGAGGTAACACGTAAATATGCGTGGACCATTCATGTTTGGCAGCGTCTCGTAGAACCCACAGCTCAAAACTTTTACTTCCTCCATAAACACAGCAAAAATCTTCCGACATGAGCAAACCTAATTTGCCATTGTAGTTGACAAGAGTTTGTGATGCAGGCTTTGCTTTACTGGAGATTCCAGAGAACTTCACGCAGCTGAACTTCTCAGTCCTCAAATCAAAACAAACGACCATAGAATACGAGTCAGCCGTGCCTGATACGTTACAGTAGTGAACAAGAAAATTCCAATTTcaaactctaaaataaaataaaataaaacagtgGAGAAAATTGAGTATTAGATCAAAGGTAGAATGTGTGTCACTATCTCTTTGCTGAGCACAAACACAGGAAAGACTTCGGCCTAACCAAGCTGATGATCCAAGTCACACCCTcagctacaaaaaaaaaagcaaacaaaCTTCAAGAGATGAATACTAGCCCTGCTCATCTCTTA
This window encodes:
- the LOC103866177 gene encoding F-box protein At5g65850, which gives rise to MVVCFDLRTEKFSCVKFSGISSKAKPASQTLVNYNGKLGLLMSEDFCCVYGGSKSFELWVLRDAAKHEWSTHIYVLPLLWKDMVIETMCIDGMVGTSEIVLSACNRDVHSYVIYYNVESKRITKVGVQGIEAFQGKDVDIRLTLNYVENVKLL